One window of the Candidatus Babeliales bacterium genome contains the following:
- the rny gene encoding ribonuclease Y, giving the protein MMDMSILFIGASVAIFGAALVFLLLAYRKSAAASELLNDAKDRLKNSKRDIDAEKQAALIKIKDEMYHKRKEFELELKRERIEIDRLQTKLNTKSEHLEKREVQLDDLRIELQQKERNLSRLEDAVRINDTKVKNLYSELITKLEYVSSMSKDDAKNALFGTIEAEVRLASQKYVQKVEEEARQTSKERATNILVSAMQRYTADLVAPYLSGIVHLPNEEMKGRIIGKEGRNIKALEMATGMEFIIGEAPDITVSGFNPIRREVAVRTLEKLITDGRINPTRIEETVAQCEKDIEEIIQEYGKNAVLEFNLQGIHPEIITLIGKLHFRTSYSQNVLVHCKEVGVFARMIAEELGLDGTLALRAGLLHDIGKAVTAEIEGPHASIGADIAKRCGENAIVVNAIAAHHEEVPFASIYAIIVVIADTISASRPGARRETLTAYIKRLEKLEEIASSFDGVKKVYAVQAGREIRVIVEEDSLNDEQANLLAHNLARRIEQEMTFPGQIKVYVIREKRSIEYAR; this is encoded by the coding sequence ATGATGGATATGTCTATTCTTTTTATAGGAGCTAGTGTCGCCATTTTCGGTGCGGCATTAGTTTTTCTGTTGCTTGCATATAGAAAAAGTGCAGCAGCATCCGAGTTGCTGAATGATGCTAAAGATCGTTTAAAGAATTCAAAGCGTGATATTGATGCAGAAAAACAAGCAGCTTTAATAAAAATTAAAGATGAAATGTATCATAAAAGAAAAGAGTTTGAATTAGAACTTAAACGTGAACGCATTGAAATTGATCGTCTCCAAACAAAGTTAAATACAAAATCTGAACATCTAGAAAAACGTGAAGTACAGTTGGATGATTTACGTATTGAGTTACAACAAAAAGAACGTAATTTGTCTCGGCTAGAAGATGCCGTTCGTATTAACGATACCAAAGTAAAAAACCTCTATAGCGAGCTTATAACAAAATTAGAATATGTAAGCAGCATGTCAAAAGATGATGCAAAAAATGCATTATTTGGAACAATCGAAGCCGAAGTGCGTCTTGCTAGTCAAAAATATGTACAAAAGGTTGAAGAAGAAGCTCGTCAAACTTCAAAAGAACGTGCAACTAACATTCTTGTAAGCGCTATGCAGCGATATACGGCAGATCTTGTAGCTCCTTATTTATCCGGAATAGTCCATCTTCCCAATGAAGAAATGAAGGGAAGAATTATTGGAAAAGAAGGAAGAAATATTAAAGCGTTGGAAATGGCTACAGGAATGGAGTTTATCATTGGAGAAGCTCCAGATATAACTGTCTCTGGTTTTAATCCCATACGTCGTGAAGTTGCGGTGCGTACGTTAGAAAAACTCATTACCGATGGAAGAATCAATCCAACGCGTATTGAAGAAACTGTTGCTCAATGCGAAAAAGATATTGAAGAAATTATTCAGGAATATGGTAAAAATGCGGTTCTTGAATTTAATTTACAAGGCATTCATCCCGAAATTATCACACTCATTGGTAAATTACATTTTAGAACAAGTTATTCCCAAAATGTGTTAGTGCATTGTAAAGAAGTTGGCGTGTTTGCACGCATGATTGCTGAAGAATTAGGTCTTGATGGCACATTAGCATTACGAGCTGGTTTGTTGCATGATATTGGTAAAGCAGTTACTGCTGAAATAGAAGGACCGCATGCTTCAATCGGTGCTGATATTGCAAAACGTTGTGGCGAAAATGCAATAGTCGTCAACGCTATTGCTGCCCATCATGAAGAAGTACCATTTGCATCGATCTATGCAATTATTGTTGTAATTGCCGATACTATTTCAGCATCACGCCCTGGCGCTCGTAGAGAAACATTAACTGCGTATATTAAACGCTTAGAAAAATTGGAAGAAATAGCATCTTCATTTGATGGTGTTAAAAAAGTATATGCTGTTCAGGCTGGTCGCGAAATACGTGTTATTGTAGAAGAAGATAGTCTTAATGACGAACAGGCAAATCTACTTGCTCACAACCTTGCCCGTAGAATTGAGCAGGAAATGACGTTCCCTGGACAAATTAAAGTTTATGTTATTCGTGAAAAACGTTCAATTGAATATGCAAGGTAA
- a CDS encoding TIGR00282 family metallophosphoesterase yields the protein MDTLRVLLIGDVVGAAGRAIFQKHIDKIKRAHNINAVIVNGENCAHGRGITTKNVRFFEHNGVDVITSGNHIWKHKEIYPYLDEHSNLLRPANFPAATPGVGVTTFMVEGHRVGVINLQGRVFMKELIDCPFYKADAIINQLQEKTNIIFVDFHAEATSEKMALSFFLDGRVSGVVGTHTHVQTADERILPGGTAHITDLGMTGSFNSMLGMKKEPIIHNFLTALPVRFVPDSSVPIVISGAWIEVDTATGKAVKIQRVMIIDNDLQVDGEDD from the coding sequence ATGGATACATTACGAGTATTATTGATTGGAGATGTTGTTGGAGCTGCTGGTCGAGCAATATTCCAAAAACATATTGATAAGATAAAGCGTGCGCATAATATTAATGCGGTGATTGTTAACGGTGAAAATTGCGCACATGGCCGTGGTATTACCACAAAAAATGTTCGTTTTTTTGAGCATAATGGTGTTGATGTTATCACCAGTGGTAATCATATCTGGAAACATAAAGAAATTTATCCGTATCTTGATGAACACAGCAATTTATTGCGTCCGGCAAATTTTCCTGCGGCAACTCCAGGTGTTGGTGTAACAACCTTTATGGTTGAAGGACACCGTGTTGGTGTTATTAATCTACAAGGCCGTGTTTTTATGAAGGAACTTATTGATTGTCCCTTTTATAAAGCAGATGCTATTATCAATCAGTTGCAGGAAAAAACAAACATAATCTTTGTTGATTTCCATGCAGAAGCAACATCAGAAAAAATGGCTCTTTCATTTTTTCTTGATGGTCGTGTCAGTGGTGTTGTTGGTACGCACACGCATGTTCAGACAGCAGATGAGCGTATTTTACCTGGCGGAACTGCCCATATTACCGATCTTGGTATGACTGGTTCATTCAATTCAATGCTTGGAATGAAAAAAGAACCAATTATTCATAACTTTTTGACTGCCTTGCCGGTAAGATTTGTTCCAGATTCATCGGTTCCTATTGTTATATCCGGTGCTTGGATAGAAGTTGATACTGCAACAGGAAAAGCTGTCAAAATACAACGCGTGATGATCATCGATAATGATTTGCAGGTTGATGGCGAAGACGATTAA
- a CDS encoding DMT family transporter — translation MILVIVLYLLFASTFTLGKAALSYVPPFLFIGMRMIFGGSLLLAYYRLIAKRKIIINTYDYSLFLRIIVFHIFCAYTLEFWALEYVTSAKTCLLYNLSPFITAIFSYFLFAETLSYRQLCGLAIGFLGFIPILIAQTPLETIGWHLGFISCYEIALIASVISSAYGWMVMKDLIYKGYSFIMINGIGMTGGGILALMLSLVKEGWPTIKNVPTAHETLAVYYGTFGENLIMLGAYSLALIIIANIICYNLYGYLLSRYSATFLSFAGFMTPLFAALLGWIFLGEQVTWHFFATISFVVLGLYLFHEKRPIAFEEKGL, via the coding sequence ATGATTCTCGTTATTGTACTCTATTTACTTTTTGCCAGTACGTTTACGCTCGGCAAAGCTGCATTATCATATGTACCGCCATTTTTATTCATTGGAATGCGTATGATTTTTGGTGGTAGCCTGCTCCTTGCATATTATCGTCTTATTGCAAAGCGAAAAATTATAATCAATACCTACGATTATTCTTTGTTCTTACGCATTATAGTTTTTCATATTTTTTGCGCATATACGCTTGAATTTTGGGCCTTGGAATATGTAACTTCAGCTAAAACTTGTCTTTTATATAATCTATCGCCGTTTATTACGGCTATTTTTTCGTACTTTTTGTTTGCAGAAACGTTATCGTATCGGCAATTGTGTGGTCTGGCAATAGGGTTTTTAGGTTTTATTCCCATCTTAATTGCGCAAACTCCACTAGAAACAATAGGTTGGCATCTTGGTTTTATATCTTGCTACGAAATAGCATTGATCGCTTCAGTTATTTCCAGTGCATATGGCTGGATGGTTATGAAAGATCTTATTTATAAGGGATACTCATTTATTATGATCAATGGTATTGGAATGACCGGAGGAGGAATATTGGCTCTGATGCTTTCGCTGGTTAAGGAAGGCTGGCCAACGATTAAAAATGTTCCAACAGCACATGAAACACTCGCGGTATATTATGGTACCTTTGGTGAAAATCTTATCATGTTGGGTGCGTATAGCTTAGCACTTATTATTATTGCCAATATTATTTGCTATAACCTTTATGGTTACTTATTATCCCGCTATTCTGCGACCTTCTTATCATTCGCTGGTTTTATGACGCCGCTCTTTGCGGCATTACTTGGCTGGATATTTCTAGGCGAACAGGTCACCTGGCATTTCTTTGCGACAATAAGTTTTGTTGTTTTAGGGCTTTATCTGTTTCACGAGAAAAGGCCGATTGCGTTTGAAGAAAAAGGCTTATAA
- a CDS encoding FKBP-type peptidyl-prolyl cis-trans isomerase, which yields MKRLVVVCSLTVATAFLLVHCKNTKNIVNNNKTTQLGSNKMTRTKTASGLEYEVLQEGSGASPNAGKLVTVHYTGWLDVNGQPGKQFDSSYNRGKPFEFQIGIGQVIKGWDEGVMTMKIGEKRRLYIPSALGYGACGAGSVIPANANLIFDVELLKVS from the coding sequence ATGAAGCGATTAGTAGTAGTTTGTTCTTTAACGGTAGCAACCGCTTTTTTACTTGTACATTGTAAAAACACAAAAAACATAGTAAACAACAACAAAACAACACAATTAGGAAGTAACAAAATGACACGTACAAAAACAGCCTCTGGTTTGGAATATGAAGTTCTTCAAGAAGGATCTGGTGCCAGTCCAAATGCTGGAAAATTAGTAACTGTTCATTATACTGGTTGGCTTGATGTTAATGGTCAGCCTGGTAAACAATTTGATAGCAGCTACAATCGTGGTAAGCCATTTGAATTTCAGATAGGTATTGGACAGGTTATCAAGGGATGGGATGAAGGGGTTATGACTATGAAGATTGGCGAAAAACGTCGTCTTTATATTCCATCGGCATTAGGGTATGGCGCGTGTGGTGCTGGTTCAGTTATTCCAGCAAACGCAAACCTTATTTTTGATGTGGAATTGCTTAAAGTTTCATAA
- a CDS encoding prolyl oligopeptidase family serine peptidase: MNIKKTILAYVLITTVVMPTLCMPQTVTLFSHGIADTWKQVRGYAKSYTKKDIVHHNDRCLISTPFVSFNYPDATNRFYRVNYNETSFGQENEIGRLHSAYQQTLSKFEDCDVILYGLSRGASNVCIFAGLNQLDNVKALLLESPYFTMGEVIESIMIKKNLTWLPLSYGETVAEFIFKKYTRYGYSPANCIENISKDIPIFIICSKEDHLVPYSSSINVYKKLIESGHKHTYIFITDQGRHAAILQGPNGEKYQWVVNAFYKRYNLPHCPTSAAQGESLLANCQPIFV; the protein is encoded by the coding sequence GTGAATATCAAAAAAACTATTCTTGCTTACGTTCTCATAACAACTGTTGTAATGCCCACTTTGTGCATGCCACAAACAGTAACTCTCTTTTCTCACGGTATTGCTGATACGTGGAAACAAGTCCGTGGATACGCTAAATCATATACCAAAAAAGATATTGTTCATCACAATGACCGCTGCCTTATTAGTACACCCTTTGTGTCGTTCAATTATCCTGATGCAACCAATAGGTTTTACCGAGTTAACTATAACGAAACCAGTTTTGGACAAGAGAACGAAATTGGCCGCCTTCATAGTGCCTATCAACAAACATTATCCAAATTTGAAGATTGTGATGTTATCCTTTATGGACTATCTCGTGGAGCTTCCAATGTGTGTATCTTTGCAGGATTGAATCAATTAGACAATGTTAAAGCATTACTCCTTGAGTCTCCTTATTTTACCATGGGCGAAGTAATCGAAAGTATAATGATAAAGAAAAACCTTACATGGCTGCCTTTATCATATGGCGAAACTGTAGCAGAGTTTATTTTTAAGAAATATACGCGCTATGGTTATAGCCCTGCAAATTGTATTGAAAACATCTCTAAAGATATACCTATTTTTATAATTTGTTCAAAAGAAGACCATCTTGTTCCTTATTCAAGTTCGATTAATGTATACAAAAAATTAATTGAATCTGGACATAAGCACACCTATATTTTTATTACCGATCAGGGAAGACATGCTGCAATTTTGCAGGGACCTAATGGTGAAAAATATCAATGGGTTGTGAATGCATTTTATAAACGATACAATCTTCCGCATTGCCCTACTAGTGCTGCACAAGGCGAATCTCTTCTTGCCAATTGTCAACCAATATTTGTTTAA
- the proS gene encoding proline--tRNA ligase, producing MKKLPDIKQDFSGWYNEVIYDSELVDHAPVKGCMVIRPYGYALWENIKDVLDKRIKETGHQNAAFPLLIPESFLKKEAQHVAGFAPELAIVTHAGGKELEEPLVIRPTSETIIHYMFARWLRSWRDLPIKINQWANVVRWEMRTRPFLRTTEFFWQEGHTAHETYDEAYEEVKTMLAEYVNLAHNYLAVPVATGFKTEHEKFPGAEKTMTFEAFMPDGKALQMGTSHLLSQSFAHAFEMKFQDRQEKESYPYLTSWGTTTRLIGALVMMHGDEKGLVLPPKIAPIHVVIIPIFKSGTDSSAIMTAVQTLQRNLQEKGIRVHIDDEDGKTPGSKFFKWELKGVPVRVEIGPKDLENNQAVVVDRIGLGKKFIPLAGIVAEIQQLLDLIQNTLFERAQAKVASMRHKSDSLADFGPALENDGKFYQTSWCEKAECEAELKQYKASIRCIIEGLTFTTCFHCKQPSTKDVLVARSY from the coding sequence ATGAAAAAACTTCCTGATATAAAGCAAGATTTCTCCGGTTGGTATAATGAGGTTATATACGATTCTGAGCTTGTTGATCATGCTCCGGTAAAAGGTTGTATGGTGATAAGACCGTATGGATATGCTCTCTGGGAAAACATTAAAGATGTTTTGGATAAGCGTATTAAAGAAACTGGCCATCAAAATGCCGCTTTTCCCTTGCTTATACCTGAATCTTTTCTTAAAAAAGAAGCTCAGCACGTAGCTGGCTTTGCCCCAGAATTAGCTATTGTAACTCATGCAGGCGGTAAAGAGTTAGAAGAACCACTGGTAATACGTCCAACTTCAGAAACTATTATTCACTATATGTTCGCTCGTTGGTTGCGTTCGTGGCGCGATTTACCAATAAAAATTAACCAATGGGCTAATGTTGTTCGTTGGGAAATGCGCACAAGGCCTTTTTTACGAACTACCGAGTTTTTTTGGCAAGAAGGTCATACAGCTCATGAAACATATGATGAAGCGTATGAAGAAGTTAAAACTATGCTCGCAGAATATGTTAATCTTGCACACAACTATCTTGCAGTGCCTGTTGCTACTGGTTTTAAAACAGAACATGAAAAATTCCCTGGCGCTGAAAAAACAATGACTTTTGAAGCTTTTATGCCTGATGGTAAAGCTTTGCAAATGGGAACTTCTCACTTATTATCACAATCTTTCGCTCATGCATTTGAGATGAAGTTTCAGGATCGCCAAGAAAAAGAGTCGTATCCGTACTTAACCAGTTGGGGTACTACAACTCGTTTGATTGGTGCACTCGTTATGATGCATGGCGATGAAAAAGGGTTAGTCCTTCCTCCTAAAATAGCCCCAATTCACGTAGTGATTATTCCTATCTTTAAATCAGGAACAGACAGTTCAGCTATCATGACAGCGGTACAAACATTACAAAGAAATCTTCAGGAAAAAGGCATACGTGTACACATAGATGATGAAGATGGCAAAACTCCTGGGTCAAAGTTCTTTAAATGGGAACTTAAAGGTGTACCAGTGCGTGTTGAAATTGGGCCTAAAGACTTAGAAAATAACCAGGCAGTTGTTGTTGACCGTATTGGCCTTGGTAAAAAGTTTATTCCATTGGCTGGTATTGTTGCTGAGATACAACAATTGTTAGATCTTATTCAAAATACTCTTTTTGAGCGTGCTCAGGCCAAAGTTGCTAGTATGCGTCACAAAAGCGATAGCTTAGCTGACTTTGGACCAGCTTTGGAAAATGATGGAAAATTCTATCAAACAAGTTGGTGCGAAAAAGCTGAATGCGAAGCGGAACTGAAACAATATAAAGCAAGTATTCGTTGTATTATTGAAGGGCTTACCTTTACAACATGCTTCCATTGTAAACAACCAAGCACAAAAGATGTGTTGGTTGCTCGTTCGTATTAA